GAAATGATTTCAGGCGTGACTGCCGATTTGCGCTTAGGCAACAAATTTAGAACCTTTAACGCGCATAATGCAGCGTATGTAGATTTAAGTGGCCCTAAAGATCAGTTAAATAAAGCCATGGAATCAATAATGAGTGAAGAGATTGAGCTTGCCGACGGGGAAGCTTTCTTTTTGCACCCAGGTGAACTTGCACTGGCAATTACCCATGAAAAAGTGACATTACCTGCTGATATAGTAGGCTGGTTAGATGGGCGTTCATCACTTGCCCGCTTAGGTTTAATGGTGCATGTAACAGCACACAGAATCGACCCAGGTTGGAGCGGTAATATTGTTTTAGAATTTTATAACTCAGGTAAGTTACCACTGGCACTGCGTCCATTAATGAAAATTGGTGCAATGAGCTTTGAAATGCTTTCAGGCCCGTGCGAAAACCCATACAACATTCGTAAAGATGCAAAATATAAAGATCAAAGCAGTGCGGTAGCAAGCCGTATTAGTGACGATAACTTATAACAATATATAACTATTAAGCGTTTAAATGCCCGCTGTGTTGGCTAGCTTAAACGCTTAA
The genomic region above belongs to Pseudoalteromonas sp. MM1 and contains:
- the dcd gene encoding dCTP deaminase; its protein translation is MRLSDTHIKEYLNDGRIVIEPAPTSEMISGVTADLRLGNKFRTFNAHNAAYVDLSGPKDQLNKAMESIMSEEIELADGEAFFLHPGELALAITHEKVTLPADIVGWLDGRSSLARLGLMVHVTAHRIDPGWSGNIVLEFYNSGKLPLALRPLMKIGAMSFEMLSGPCENPYNIRKDAKYKDQSSAVASRISDDNL